From the Hyphomicrobium sp. ghe19 genome, one window contains:
- a CDS encoding DUF2794 domain-containing protein, whose product MSETTEPIAFRPRPAGKLGAPDTASEPGRRTTFDRYELTAILDLYGRKVATGAWRDYAIDFLRDKAVFSVYRKASEYPLYRIEKDLRLARKQGAYSVIAAGGLIMKRGQDLKRVLSVLEDRPGVVGA is encoded by the coding sequence TTGAGCGAGACAACCGAACCGATAGCTTTTCGCCCGCGGCCCGCGGGCAAGCTTGGAGCTCCCGACACCGCCTCGGAGCCCGGTCGCCGTACCACTTTCGATCGATACGAGCTGACCGCAATTCTGGATCTCTACGGCCGAAAGGTAGCAACTGGAGCCTGGCGCGATTACGCCATCGACTTCCTCCGCGATAAGGCGGTCTTCTCCGTCTACCGCAAAGCCAGCGAATACCCGCTCTACCGCATCGAGAAAGACTTGCGCCTGGCCCGCAAGCAGGGGGCGTACAGCGTCATCGCCGCCGGCGGACTGATTATGAAGCGCGGCCAGGATCTAAAGCGCGTCCTCAGCGTGCTGGAAGATCGCCCGGGCGTCGTCGGCGCCTGA